In Bacteroidota bacterium, the genomic window AAATATGGCGATACAGGTATTGAGGATGTAGAAACTATTGAAATTTCATCTGATGACTTACCTGAAGGCGTTGACAAAGAAACAAAAGACGATTTTGACAAAAAAGGGAAACAGAAAGTGTTAATTTCTTCTCGAAAGAAATATAATAAAGAATTAGAGTTTGAAGAAAATGAATTATTACCTTTTAGAATGATTGAATCGGAGGGTACTTTAAAACTTTTTGAATTAAGTCCTTTTGTTTATGAAGCTATTAAAGAAGGTCGCCCTCTTATTATAGATGAATTTGACGCTCGATTTCACCCTTTGTTAACGAAAAAAATAATTGAACTTTTTAATTCAAAAAAAAATTTAAATTCACAATTAATTTTCATTACTCACGATACCAATTTATTATCTTCGGAGCTATTACGAAGAGACCAAATTGAATTTGTTGAGAAAGATAAATACGGAGTAAGTCATTTGTATTCACTTACTCAATTTAAAGGAATAAGAAATACAGCATCTTTTGAAAAAGATTATATTCAGGGGAAGTATGGAGCAATACCTTTCTTGGGCGATTTTGGTAAACTATTAAACTTTGACAAAGATGCCTAAAAAAACTAAATCCATAAAAATTACTGACAGAAGAGCTAATAAGGCTTGGCTAAAAAAAGTTAGACCATCTGAATATAAGATAGAAACAAAAGAGCCAGAAAAGGTAATATTAATAGTTGGTGAAGGGCAAACTGAGAAATTATATTTTGAATCTTTTCCTGTTTTATCTCTTACTGTTGAAGCTGTTGATTTAGGAGGGCAAAGTAAACAGAAATTAATTGAATCAACAGAAAGTATTATCAAAGAAAGGACGACAAAATATGACGAAATTTGGTGTGTTTTTGATATGGATATAAAAAAAGGAGAAAAGGAATTCTCTGATTTCGATAATGCAATAAGAAGTGGAGAAGCAAAAGGATATAATATTGCATATTCAAATGATGCTTTTGAAGTTTGGTTTTATCTACATTATCAATATAATGACCAAGAAAATCATAGGAAATTTTATTACAAAGCATTAGGTGAAAAATGGAATCTTAATTATGAGAAAGATGGTAAAACTTATGATTTTTGTAAAACAATTTATAGCAAATTGTTAAGTGATGAAGATTCCTGTCAAGCTAAAGCAATTGAACGAGCAAAAAAACTGTTTAAAACACAAGAAAATTTAGATTTTCATAAACAAAATCCAGTAACAAAAGTTTACGAACTGGTTGAATACTTAAACTCCAAAATAAGGAAATAATATTGCTAGCAAAATGTATAGTTCATAGCTGTTTAGTAGTAAATACAGGCAGTGTAGCTCATATTGTGCTTCGTCAAATCTGCCGATTTGACTATTTTAAAGGTGGCAAATTTGGCTCATTGCGTAATTTGAACTTTATCGCTTTGAAGTCCGCTACGAAACTATACATCAGCTGTCAGATTGTCT contains:
- a CDS encoding RloB family protein gives rise to the protein MPKKTKSIKITDRRANKAWLKKVRPSEYKIETKEPEKVILIVGEGQTEKLYFESFPVLSLTVEAVDLGGQSKQKLIESTESIIKERTTKYDEIWCVFDMDIKKGEKEFSDFDNAIRSGEAKGYNIAYSNDAFEVWFYLHYQYNDQENHRKFYYKALGEKWNLNYEKDGKTYDFCKTIYSKLLSDEDSCQAKAIERAKKLFKTQENLDFHKQNPVTKVYELVEYLNSKIRK